A region of Panicum virgatum strain AP13 chromosome 8N, P.virgatum_v5, whole genome shotgun sequence DNA encodes the following proteins:
- the LOC120686258 gene encoding leucine-rich repeat extensin-like protein 5 has translation MSIRIAVVLAVAAAVMAAARPSEAASGTSDADALRFPGRPGGRARSPIFPGFPGARPSPPAPGFPGAPSARPAPPAPVPSTPVFQPPCPKAPPSGSGFPGLPGSVGGGSTPSSPMDCVTPLAGLMTCGTFLTGSESETPTPQSECCSGLGAFLNTSSAAGDGDRTLRCLCPVILGDVNKMLPKPVDPVRMMYLPIACGVVLPPQVLYICFTGGQQTPPLVGRIPDVWEKPSAALSP, from the exons ATGTCGATACGCATCGCCGTCGTCCTTGCCGTGGCTGCTGCcgtcatggcggcggcgcggccatctGAAGCAGCGTCAGGCACATCGGACGCCGACGCGCTCCGATTCCCTGGGCGGCCGGGCGGCAGGGCACGCAGCCCCATCTTCCCTGGCTTCCCCGGAGCGAGACCGTCGCCGCCAGCACCCGGCTTCCCGGGCGCACCGAGCGCAAGGCCTGCACCGCCGGCACCAGTGCCGTCGACGCCGGTGTTTCAGCCGCCTTGCCCCAAGGCACCGCCGTCTGGGTCTGGCTTCCCCGGGCTGCCGGGCAGCGTTGGCGGTGGCTCAACTCCATCGTCGCCGATGGATTGCGTGACGCCGCTGGCGGGGCTGATGACCTGCGGGACGTTTCTGACGGGGAGCGAGTCGGAGACCCCCACGCCGCAGAGCGAGTGTTGCAGCGGGCTCGGGGCCTTCCTGAACacctcgtcggcggcgggggacgGCGACCGGACCCTGCGGTGCCTGTGCCCGGTGATCCTGGGCGACGTCAACAAGATGCTGCCCAAGCCTGTGGATCCCGTCCGGATGATGTATCTGCCCATCGCCTGCGGCGTCGTGCTTCCACCCCAGGTCCTCTACATCTGCTTCA CTGGTGGGCAGCAAACCCCGCCGCTCGTCGGCCGAATTCCTGACGTCTGGGAGAAGCCATCTGCAG CTCTGTCACCGTGA